Proteins co-encoded in one Helicoverpa zea isolate HzStark_Cry1AcR chromosome 18, ilHelZeax1.1, whole genome shotgun sequence genomic window:
- the LOC124638889 gene encoding transcription factor hamlet-like isoform X3: MSACAAAAMREKHAAPRRLASPPASPLERHPSPLSSPRADEPLDLRVTHKRPPRLEDENCNLITPSPPPHPTHPTHPAHPAHPALLQFCRRLPLALPASFGRYPFLPAAAATLLAPGAPRAPPVPQNAGAPRARDRYTCSYCGKAFPRSANLTRHLRTHTGEQPYRCKYCERSFSISSNLQRHVRNIHNKERPFRCRHCDRCFGQQTNLDRHLKKHEAENGDDSRRRSPDETYFEEIRSFMGRVAPGRRAAAATASPADHT, encoded by the coding sequence ATGAGCGCGTGCGCGGCGGCCGCCATGCGCGAAAAGCacgcggcgccgcgccgcctcGCGTCCCCGCCGGCGTCCCCGCTCGAGCGCCACCCCAGCCCACTGAGCAGCCCGCGCGCCGACGAGCCGCTCGACCTGCGCGTCACGCACAAGCGCCCACCGCGCCTCGAGGACGAGAACTGCAACCTCATCACCCcctcgccgccgccgcaccCCACGCACCCCACGCATCCGGCCCATCCAGCACACCCAGCTCTACTGCAATTCTGTCGAAGACTGCCACTTGCTCTACCAGCATCCTTCGGCCGCTACCCTTTCCTACCTGCGGCGGCAGCAACCCTGCTTGCCCCTGGTGCCCCGCGAGCACCACCAGTGCCTCAAAATGCAGGAGCCCCTAGAGCACGAGATCGGTATACCTGCTCGTATTGTGGCAAGGCATTTCCTCGTAGCGCCAACCTAACTCGACATTTAAGAACTCACACGGGAGAGCAACCTTACCGCTGTAAATACTGTGAGCGCTCCTTCTCGATATCGTCCAACTTGCAACGGCATGTGAGAAACATTCATAACAAAGAGAGACCGTTCCGGTGTCGTCACTGCGACCGCTGTTTCGGACAACAAACTAATCTCGATAGGCATCTGAAGAAGCACGAGGCGGAGAACGGGGATGACAGTCGCCGGAGGTCTCCGGACGAGACGTACTTCGAGGAGATCAGATCGTTCATGGGGCGCGTGGCGCCGGGACGGCGCGcggccgccgccaccgccaGCCCCGCCGACCACACCTGA